The genome window CATCGGCTTTGATGCCAACGACTCTTCCATCATTTTTGCCGACCTTGATCCCCTTTTTCAGGATATAGGATTTACCATCAGGGGCGATCACCATGGCCCGTGGCTCTCCCTTCCCAAGGATCACCCCGATCAACCGCAGTTGTCCCAGGTCAAACTTTTCCAGGGGAGTCAAGGGAACATCCTGCTGAGCGATCGGTTTCTTTATCGATGTCAGCGGTTCGAAGGGATCGCGACGCCCGGAAGGATCATAGACATACCGCGGGGGGGGAGGCGCTGCAACCTCGGGAGCAACCTGTGGCGCTGCTTCCCTGGGAGGTGGCGCGGCAACTTTTCGCGGTGCGGCCGGTGGTGGCGCGGGGGTGTCCTCGTCACAGCCAAACAGCAGAAAAAGGGCCGCGAAAGCGATAATCATTAACTGAAGCCTTTTGCGGGTCATCGCTGTCCTCTTCGTTTTATTTCGCAGGCGGACTCTCTATGAAACGGAATGTCGTCGCCAGGCAATCGACAGCCAAAACAGTCCGGCCATCTGTCGTCTTGGCGC of Desulfuromonadales bacterium contains these proteins:
- a CDS encoding pilus assembly protein PilP, translating into MTRKRLQLMIIAFAALFLLFGCDEDTPAPPPAAPRKVAAPPPREAAPQVAPEVAAPPPPRYVYDPSGRRDPFEPLTSIKKPIAQQDVPLTPLEKFDLGQLRLIGVILGKGEPRAMVIAPDGKSYILKKGIKVGKNDGRVVGIKADAVLVEERYYDFSGEIRKSVESIQLPKREGV